One Qipengyuania aurantiaca genomic region harbors:
- the phoU gene encoding phosphate signaling complex protein PhoU gives MNEHTVKAFDEDITRLRGLIAEMGGLAEVAIQEALDALVKGDDDLAKKVVKGDKKIDALESEIDKLAVRIIALRAPMADDLREVIAALKIAGVVERIGDYSKNIAKASREIGDNRKQFEPLTLLPAMAEVASEMVHDVLTAYAARDPELAREVIAADEKVDAFYNSIFRNLVSHMVENPSTISSAAQLLFVARNLERIGDHATNVAEMVHFAATGTYPPDEDG, from the coding sequence ATGAACGAACATACCGTAAAAGCCTTCGACGAAGACATCACGCGCCTCCGCGGCCTTATCGCGGAAATGGGCGGCCTCGCCGAAGTGGCGATCCAGGAAGCGCTCGACGCGCTGGTCAAGGGCGACGACGATCTCGCCAAGAAAGTCGTCAAGGGCGACAAGAAGATCGACGCGCTTGAAAGCGAGATCGACAAGCTCGCCGTGCGCATCATCGCCCTGCGCGCCCCGATGGCGGACGACCTTCGCGAAGTCATTGCCGCGCTTAAGATCGCGGGCGTTGTCGAACGCATCGGCGACTATTCGAAGAACATCGCCAAGGCGAGCCGCGAAATCGGCGACAATCGCAAGCAGTTCGAACCGCTTACGCTACTCCCCGCCATGGCCGAAGTCGCCAGCGAAATGGTCCACGACGTGCTGACCGCCTATGCCGCGCGCGACCCGGAACTCGCGCGCGAAGTCATCGCGGCGGACGAGAAGGTCGACGCCTTCTACAATTCGATCTTCCGCAACCTCGTCAGCCACATGGTCGAAAACCCCTCGACCATCTCGAGCGCCGCGCAGCTGCTCTTCGTCGCCCGCAACCTCGAACGCATCGGCGACCACGCGACGAATGTTGCCGAAATGGTGCACTTTGCCGCGACGGGCACCTATCCGCCCGACGAGGACGGTTGA
- the phoB gene encoding phosphate regulon transcriptional regulator PhoB, translating into MQAGKLLLVEDDPALAELLEYRFANEGYDVRATSDGDEALLLAAEDVPDLVILDWMIEGTSGIEVCRRLRRDKATASVPIIMLTAREAEDDRIRGLETGADDYLTKPFSPRELLARVAAVMRRIRPVLAGESVEVGDLALDPVAHKVTRRGKTLKLGPTEYRLLKFFMESPGRVFSRNQLLDGVWGTESDIELRTVDVHIRRLRKAIEIEGAKDPVRTVRSAGYSLEAA; encoded by the coding sequence GTGCAGGCAGGCAAGTTACTACTGGTCGAGGACGATCCGGCCCTCGCCGAGCTGCTCGAATACCGTTTTGCCAACGAGGGCTACGATGTTCGCGCAACCTCGGACGGGGACGAAGCCTTGCTGCTCGCTGCCGAGGACGTGCCCGATCTCGTCATTCTCGACTGGATGATCGAAGGCACCAGCGGCATCGAAGTGTGCCGCCGCCTGCGCCGCGACAAGGCCACCGCCAGCGTCCCCATCATCATGCTGACTGCGCGCGAAGCCGAGGACGACCGCATCCGCGGCCTCGAAACCGGCGCCGACGATTATCTGACCAAGCCCTTCTCCCCGCGTGAACTTCTCGCCCGCGTAGCAGCCGTAATGCGCCGCATCCGGCCGGTCCTGGCGGGCGAAAGCGTCGAAGTCGGCGATCTCGCGCTCGATCCCGTCGCCCACAAGGTGACGCGTCGGGGCAAGACCCTGAAGCTTGGCCCGACCGAGTACCGCCTGCTGAAGTTCTTCATGGAAAGCCCGGGCCGCGTCTTCAGCCGTAACCAGCTCCTCGACGGTGTCTGGGGAACCGAAAGCGATATCGAACTGCGCACGGTCGACGTCCATATCCGCCGCCTGCGCAAGGCGATCGAGATCGAAGGTGCGAAGGACCCCGTGCGTACCGTGCGCAGCGCAGGATATTCGCTCGAAGCGGCCTAA